Proteins encoded by one window of Homoserinimonas aerilata:
- a CDS encoding DUF4097 family beta strand repeat-containing protein encodes MTSQNPTTVPSGSPAPRSNTLRTVLLVLGSIVLVMILAFTVIGIVRSQNRHDTSGTFSVSESFETVEVKTSAADVDIVMDPRADVPELRYDQGDTNLQFDYSVRDDTLVVSIGNDGWFGWFGGGVFGDWSAESAKLTLLLPETEGRLDVNLETTAGDVRVDGDYADVSVRSTAGDITLSGSVNDLRLESTAGTAELDDLAVRGAFRSETTAGDMDFAFAELPSSIDVESTAGNVRIGLPDGRYRIDANSTAGDISSDVSSDAKADRVYRISTTAGDIEVYER; translated from the coding sequence ATGACATCACAGAATCCGACGACAGTACCCAGCGGGTCACCCGCCCCGCGCTCGAACACCCTCCGCACCGTGCTGCTCGTGCTCGGCTCGATCGTGCTCGTCATGATCCTGGCCTTCACGGTCATCGGGATCGTGCGATCACAGAACCGACACGACACATCCGGCACCTTCTCCGTCTCAGAATCGTTCGAGACGGTCGAGGTGAAGACGAGCGCCGCCGATGTCGACATCGTGATGGATCCGAGGGCCGATGTGCCCGAACTCCGATACGACCAGGGCGATACGAACCTGCAGTTCGACTATTCGGTGCGAGATGACACGCTCGTGGTCTCCATCGGAAACGACGGCTGGTTCGGATGGTTCGGGGGAGGGGTGTTCGGTGACTGGAGCGCGGAATCGGCGAAGCTCACCCTGCTGCTGCCGGAGACCGAGGGGCGGCTCGACGTCAATCTCGAGACCACCGCCGGCGACGTGCGCGTCGACGGCGACTACGCGGATGTCTCGGTGCGGTCCACGGCGGGCGACATCACACTCTCCGGCAGCGTGAACGACCTGAGACTGGAGTCAACAGCCGGCACCGCCGAACTGGACGACCTCGCGGTGAGAGGCGCGTTCCGCAGCGAGACGACCGCGGGCGACATGGACTTCGCGTTCGCAGAGCTGCCGAGCAGCATCGACGTGGAATCGACGGCCGGCAATGTGCGCATCGGGCTGCCCGACGGCCGGTACAGGATCGACGCCAACAGCACGGCGGGGGACATCAGCAGCGACGTCTCAAGCGACGCCAAAGCCGACCGCGTCTACAGGATCAGCACGACGGCGGGCGACATCGAGGTCTACGAGAGGTAG
- a CDS encoding O-methyltransferase: MSDKVASWKFAEELVTEPAVAAHARQASLELGIDTVSPATGAQIALVAAASSARTIIEIGTGVGVSGLWMLHGAPEATLTSIDIEADHQQTARGFFSEAEVPANRVRLITGRARDVLPRMNEQSYDIVLVDADPQSVIEYVEHGLHLVRPGGTVLVPHALWRDRVADPAKRDDTTTAFRALLKETSESTAVLSALTPVGDGLLQLTRLDA; this comes from the coding sequence GTGTCAGACAAAGTAGCCAGCTGGAAGTTCGCCGAGGAGCTCGTCACCGAGCCCGCCGTCGCAGCGCACGCGAGGCAGGCGTCCCTCGAACTCGGCATCGACACGGTGTCACCCGCGACGGGCGCTCAGATCGCCCTCGTCGCGGCAGCATCATCCGCCCGCACGATCATCGAGATCGGCACAGGCGTCGGCGTCAGCGGTCTCTGGATGCTGCATGGCGCACCCGAGGCGACTCTCACCTCGATCGACATCGAGGCTGACCACCAGCAGACCGCCCGGGGTTTCTTCTCTGAGGCCGAGGTTCCGGCCAATCGCGTGCGCCTCATCACGGGCCGCGCGCGCGACGTGCTGCCGCGCATGAACGAGCAGTCGTACGACATCGTTCTGGTGGATGCCGACCCGCAGTCGGTCATCGAGTATGTCGAGCACGGTCTGCACCTGGTTCGCCCGGGCGGCACCGTGCTCGTGCCGCACGCCCTGTGGCGCGACCGGGTCGCCGATCCGGCGAAGCGCGACGACACGACCACCGCATTCAGGGCACTGTTGAAGGAGACCTCGGAGTCGACCGCCGTGCTCAGCGCACTCACGCCCGTCGGTGACGGCCTGCTGCAGCTGACGCGCCTCGACGCCTGA
- a CDS encoding DUF3117 domain-containing protein — translation MAAMKPRTGDGPMEAVKEGRLIIVRVPLEGGGRLVVSVNDAEAKELHDALAGVVAAQ, via the coding sequence ATGGCGGCCATGAAACCGAGGACCGGCGACGGACCAATGGAGGCTGTTAAGGAGGGTCGTCTCATCATCGTGCGCGTCCCGCTCGAAGGCGGAGGTCGCCTCGTGGTGTCGGTCAACGACGCCGAGGCGAAGGAGCTGCACGACGCGCTCGCAGGAGTCGTCGCCGCGCAGTAA
- a CDS encoding response regulator codes for MTIRVLIADDQELVRTGLGMILDAQPDIEVVGAASDGAEAVALARSLRPDVCLFDIRMPILDGIEATRVLAGPGVEEPMAVVIITTFDLDEYVYAALRAGARGFLLKDAGAALLSEAVHAAARGDALIAPSVTVRLLEAFAGASPADAVAQPIEPLTEREEQVLAKVATGLSNNEIAGELFITLSTVKTHLASLMTKLGVRNRVEIAIWAHRTNRITPPGR; via the coding sequence ATGACCATCCGGGTACTCATCGCCGACGACCAAGAGCTCGTGCGCACAGGCCTCGGGATGATCCTCGACGCCCAACCCGACATCGAGGTCGTGGGTGCGGCCTCCGACGGGGCCGAAGCGGTGGCGCTCGCCCGCAGCCTGCGGCCCGACGTCTGCCTGTTCGACATCCGGATGCCCATTCTCGACGGCATCGAGGCGACCCGCGTTCTGGCGGGCCCCGGCGTCGAGGAGCCGATGGCCGTCGTCATCATCACGACATTCGACCTCGACGAGTACGTGTACGCCGCGTTGCGTGCGGGAGCCCGGGGCTTCCTTCTCAAGGATGCGGGGGCGGCGCTGCTCTCCGAAGCCGTGCATGCGGCCGCCCGCGGCGACGCCCTCATCGCGCCCAGCGTGACCGTCCGACTGCTCGAGGCCTTTGCGGGGGCATCACCTGCGGATGCCGTGGCGCAGCCGATCGAACCGCTCACCGAGCGGGAGGAGCAGGTGCTCGCGAAGGTCGCGACAGGGCTCAGCAACAACGAGATCGCGGGCGAACTCTTCATCACCCTCAGCACCGTCAAGACGCACCTCGCGAGCCTCATGACGAAGCTCGGTGTACGCAACAGGGTCGAGATCGCCATCTGGGCGCACCGCACGAACCGCATCACGCCGCCCGGCCGCTGA
- a CDS encoding sensor histidine kinase codes for MTRLLRSMWNSPRAVPAPPRRVWRDWALLAVIVVFSVIEGLLRTDLSWPLLSVVAMVAVAPTVLWRRTRPSLMLAIDFAIITGFSIVMGQELQLVSGALLVVLPYALFRWGGGRDLILGVAIVVAGLAVSALWGSNWGDALGGVAFVLLLVVIALIFRNRAGSRFRELDTVRLREREQLARDLHDTVAHHVSAIAIRAQAGLAVAERNPDAAADALRVIEAEASKTLTEMRSMVRVLRQGEAAELAPGATIADIQQIVAEQRDGPQITAQITGDADAVPPTVAAAVYRLVQESVTNARRHARGASRIDVLVEVHHEGVRLSVTDDGEPTSAGTPGFGITGMGERAALLGGTLHAGRAAGGGWVVTAVLPRVGWTI; via the coding sequence ATGACCCGCCTGCTGCGCTCGATGTGGAACTCGCCGCGTGCGGTTCCCGCCCCGCCCCGCCGGGTGTGGCGAGACTGGGCACTCCTGGCGGTCATCGTGGTGTTCTCCGTGATCGAGGGCCTGCTCCGCACCGATCTCTCCTGGCCGCTGCTCTCCGTCGTGGCCATGGTCGCGGTGGCTCCCACCGTGTTGTGGCGTCGAACGCGCCCGTCGCTCATGCTGGCGATCGATTTCGCGATCATCACCGGGTTCAGCATCGTCATGGGGCAGGAGCTCCAGCTGGTCTCCGGTGCGCTGCTGGTCGTGCTGCCGTACGCGCTGTTCCGCTGGGGCGGCGGCCGGGATCTCATACTGGGTGTCGCCATCGTCGTCGCCGGTCTGGCCGTCTCAGCCCTCTGGGGGTCGAACTGGGGTGACGCCCTCGGCGGTGTGGCCTTCGTTCTCCTGCTGGTCGTCATCGCGCTCATCTTCCGTAATCGCGCAGGTTCGCGATTCCGTGAGCTCGACACGGTCAGGCTCCGCGAGCGGGAGCAGCTGGCACGCGACCTGCACGACACGGTCGCGCATCATGTCTCCGCGATCGCCATCCGCGCGCAGGCGGGGCTCGCGGTGGCCGAACGCAACCCGGATGCGGCGGCGGATGCTCTCCGCGTGATCGAGGCGGAGGCCTCCAAGACACTGACCGAGATGCGATCGATGGTGCGCGTACTGCGACAGGGGGAGGCTGCAGAGCTCGCCCCCGGCGCGACGATCGCCGACATCCAGCAGATTGTGGCCGAGCAGCGGGACGGGCCACAGATCACGGCCCAGATCACAGGGGACGCCGACGCCGTGCCGCCCACCGTCGCGGCCGCCGTCTACCGACTCGTGCAGGAATCCGTCACCAACGCCCGGCGCCATGCGCGAGGCGCGAGCCGCATCGACGTGCTCGTCGAGGTGCACCACGAAGGCGTACGGCTGAGCGTGACCGACGACGGCGAGCCCACCTCGGCGGGCACACCCGGCTTCGGCATCACCGGTATGGGTGAGCGGGCGGCGTTGCTCGGCGGAACGCTCCACGCGGGCCGAGCCGCCGGTGGCGGCTGGGTGGTCACCGCGGTGCTGCCTCGTGTTGGATGGACGATATGA
- a CDS encoding succinic semialdehyde dehydrogenase gives MAGKMLSRSVADDLDRDIRSSSGEREAVLAPFTGEVLHELPLSTPEDVVAAAAHARLAQLAWWGAGFAHRRRVLLRAHDLLLERRELLLDAVQSETGKTRGQAFEEVFQAATVTRYHAVAAESILRPQRRRSGIPLVLRTTVDARPKGVIGVITPWNFPLSLAAMDVIPALAAGNGVVQKADNQGALSILALRRAFIDAGVPAELWQVVTGAGAVVGTAVTDNCDHVCFTGSTATGRTVAVRAAERLIGASLELGGKNPLVVLDDVDPKKAAADAAYACFSSMGQLCVSIERVIVQRGVADEFIEEFASRVRSLTLGAAFDYTSDAGSLTLPSQLENTRRHVADAVAKGATLLTGGRPRPELGPLFYEPTVLTDVTPDMACHSQETFGPVVSVSIVEDDEEAIVAANSSEYGLNASVFGRSLRRARRIADGIDAGSVNINEGYRATFSAVDAPMGGVKNSGLGRRNGPEGLMRFVQQRTTAHATGLLQLPRTGGEFAPMAGLMVTLLVALRTLRIR, from the coding sequence ATGGCAGGGAAAATGCTCAGCCGGTCGGTCGCCGATGACCTCGACCGTGACATCCGTTCGAGTTCCGGCGAGCGCGAGGCGGTGCTCGCCCCGTTCACGGGCGAGGTGCTGCACGAGCTGCCGCTGAGCACGCCAGAGGACGTCGTGGCCGCCGCCGCGCACGCCCGCCTCGCGCAGCTGGCCTGGTGGGGTGCCGGATTCGCGCACCGCCGCAGGGTTCTGCTCAGGGCTCACGATCTGCTGTTGGAGCGGCGCGAGCTGCTGCTCGACGCCGTGCAGAGCGAGACGGGCAAGACGCGGGGGCAGGCCTTCGAGGAGGTCTTCCAGGCGGCGACGGTGACGCGCTATCACGCGGTCGCCGCGGAGTCGATCCTGCGCCCGCAGCGTCGGCGTTCCGGCATTCCGCTCGTGCTGCGCACCACCGTCGATGCCCGACCGAAGGGCGTCATCGGCGTCATCACTCCCTGGAACTTTCCGCTCAGCCTCGCTGCGATGGATGTCATCCCGGCCCTCGCCGCCGGCAATGGCGTCGTGCAGAAGGCCGACAATCAGGGCGCCCTCAGCATCCTGGCCCTGCGCCGCGCCTTCATCGACGCGGGTGTGCCCGCCGAGCTGTGGCAGGTGGTGACGGGTGCCGGCGCGGTCGTGGGCACCGCGGTGACCGACAACTGCGACCATGTGTGCTTCACGGGCTCGACGGCGACAGGCCGCACTGTCGCAGTGCGCGCCGCCGAACGCCTCATCGGCGCCTCCCTCGAGTTGGGCGGCAAGAACCCGCTTGTGGTGCTCGACGATGTCGATCCGAAGAAGGCCGCCGCGGATGCCGCCTACGCCTGCTTCTCATCGATGGGGCAGCTGTGCGTGTCGATCGAGCGCGTGATCGTGCAGCGTGGCGTCGCCGATGAGTTCATCGAGGAGTTCGCCAGCCGCGTGCGGTCGCTCACGCTGGGTGCGGCCTTCGACTACACGAGTGACGCCGGTTCGCTCACCCTGCCGTCGCAGCTCGAGAACACGCGGCGGCATGTTGCGGATGCTGTGGCGAAGGGCGCGACGCTGCTCACCGGCGGCAGGCCCCGCCCCGAGCTGGGCCCGCTGTTCTACGAGCCGACGGTGTTGACGGATGTGACGCCCGATATGGCCTGCCATTCGCAGGAGACCTTCGGCCCGGTAGTGAGTGTGAGCATCGTCGAGGACGATGAGGAGGCCATCGTCGCGGCCAACTCCTCGGAGTATGGGCTGAACGCATCCGTCTTCGGGCGAAGCCTGCGGCGTGCACGGCGCATCGCCGACGGGATCGACGCGGGGAGCGTCAACATCAACGAGGGCTATCGGGCGACGTTCTCGGCGGTCGATGCGCCCATGGGCGGCGTGAAGAACTCGGGCCTCGGTCGACGCAACGGGCCGGAGGGGCTCATGCGTTTCGTGCAGCAGCGCACCACCGCGCATGCGACGGGCCTGCTTCAGCTGCCCCGCACGGGCGGGGAGTTCGCCCCCATGGCGGGCCTCATGGTCACGCTGCTGGTCGCGCTCCGGACCCTGCGCATCCGCTAG
- a CDS encoding NAD(P)-dependent alcohol dehydrogenase, with amino-acid sequence MTDQPSPSASMRAAVYRRFGTPDVVRVEQLPRPVPRRGEVLVRVHASTVSVADHRARSLDIPSGLRIPAAPSIGVFRPRHRVLGMDVAGVVAAIGADVSRFAVGDEVIAMMGARFGGHAEYAVVSQDGAITAKPRTMSFEEAVTLVFGGVTARGFLKQVTITAGDTVLVNGASGAVGTAAVQLAKELGADVTGVTSFVNRELVSSLGADHIIDYTTDDFTAQNRRYNVIIDCVGNAPFEKVTDLITPGGALLLVISDLRSLLGSRRQSRRSGKIVTADVGPARAEDLAHLVGLAEAGRYTAVIDRSYDLADIVEAHRYVDTGRKKGNVVLRLTTPTPHHLNEGPTS; translated from the coding sequence ATGACAGATCAGCCCTCCCCCAGCGCTTCGATGCGTGCGGCCGTGTACCGCAGATTCGGCACCCCGGATGTCGTGCGAGTCGAACAGCTCCCCCGGCCGGTTCCGCGCCGAGGCGAGGTCCTCGTGCGAGTCCATGCGAGCACCGTCAGCGTCGCCGATCATCGGGCCCGCAGCCTCGACATCCCGAGCGGGCTGCGGATTCCTGCAGCCCCCAGCATCGGTGTGTTCCGGCCCCGCCACCGGGTGCTCGGCATGGATGTCGCCGGCGTCGTGGCGGCGATCGGAGCCGACGTGAGCAGGTTCGCCGTCGGCGATGAGGTGATCGCCATGATGGGCGCCAGGTTCGGCGGCCACGCGGAGTACGCCGTCGTGTCGCAGGACGGCGCGATCACCGCAAAACCGCGCACCATGAGCTTCGAGGAGGCCGTGACACTCGTCTTCGGCGGCGTGACCGCCCGCGGATTCCTGAAGCAGGTCACCATCACAGCCGGAGACACCGTACTGGTCAACGGCGCATCCGGTGCCGTCGGAACAGCCGCAGTGCAGCTGGCCAAGGAGCTCGGCGCAGACGTCACCGGCGTGACCAGCTTCGTCAACCGTGAGCTCGTCAGCTCACTGGGAGCGGATCACATCATCGACTACACGACGGATGACTTCACCGCCCAGAACAGGCGGTACAACGTCATCATCGACTGCGTCGGCAACGCCCCCTTCGAGAAGGTCACCGACCTCATCACACCGGGCGGCGCACTGCTGCTGGTGATCTCCGACCTGCGCAGCCTCCTCGGCTCGCGTCGACAGAGCCGCCGCAGCGGAAAGATCGTCACGGCCGACGTCGGCCCGGCCCGCGCAGAAGACCTCGCCCACCTCGTCGGCCTCGCCGAAGCAGGCCGCTACACGGCGGTCATCGACCGCAGCTACGACCTCGCCGACATCGTCGAAGCGCACCGCTACGTCGACACCGGGCGCAAGAAGGGCAACGTCGTTCTGCGCCTCACCACCCCCACACCGCACCACCTCAACGAAGGACCCACCTCATGA
- a CDS encoding twin-arginine translocase TatA/TatE family subunit — protein sequence MFGLTFDKLLLIGVIAVFVLGPERLPYYAAQLGRLVRSLKEMADGAKDRLRDEMGPEFDEVDWKKLDPRQYDPRRIIREALTDAPEPPVIKPPTHKRPVESAAERRRQLADSGTPAPFDAEAT from the coding sequence ATGTTCGGCCTCACCTTCGACAAGCTGCTCCTCATCGGGGTGATAGCGGTGTTCGTGCTGGGCCCCGAACGGCTCCCGTACTATGCGGCGCAGCTGGGCCGGCTGGTCAGATCGCTCAAGGAGATGGCCGACGGTGCCAAGGATCGCCTGCGCGACGAGATGGGCCCCGAGTTCGACGAGGTCGACTGGAAGAAGCTCGACCCGCGGCAGTACGACCCGCGCCGAATCATCCGCGAGGCCCTCACCGACGCGCCGGAGCCTCCCGTCATCAAGCCGCCCACGCACAAGCGCCCGGTCGAGTCGGCAGCAGAACGCCGCCGCCAACTCGCCGACTCCGGCACCCCGGCCCCCTTCGACGCCGAAGCCACCTGA
- a CDS encoding sensor histidine kinase, whose protein sequence is MNIKPLLRHAGFAWASAIDLLLDSILATIWFVTIVTLMATGIGTLPVFGVGVLLLVLAGGLTRLSGWVERHRAMALYQVQITPLVRRRTKSTGAFRWVAQTFVDLIDPVTWRTILHHLLSMILGSVMVGLWSLLGGIVLRQWGTGLGWLALLIGLPVLVAYIYFAGILDRRLSIELLGRGTTAQLLEKVDTLSDARQGAVDAASLERQRIERNLHDGVQPQLVSVALTLGMAKSKFASDPDAAFALLEQAHTETKSSITELRQLARGIHPAVLTDRGLDAALSAVASRCSVPTTITVDVPGPAAAEAEAVIYFAVSEALTNVAKHSGASECTVTVVSSGSGDGCRLVATVRDNGTGGAHIGEGLGQGGLAGMRERVRAAGGTLLIESPTGGPTHITVEVPCAS, encoded by the coding sequence GTGAACATAAAGCCTCTCCTCCGACATGCAGGTTTTGCATGGGCTTCGGCCATCGACCTGCTGCTCGACTCGATCCTGGCGACGATCTGGTTCGTCACGATCGTGACGCTCATGGCGACCGGCATCGGCACTCTTCCCGTCTTCGGGGTGGGCGTGCTGCTGCTCGTGCTCGCGGGTGGGCTCACCCGTCTGAGCGGCTGGGTCGAACGCCACAGGGCGATGGCGCTGTACCAGGTGCAGATCACGCCCCTCGTTCGGCGCCGCACCAAGAGCACGGGGGCGTTCCGCTGGGTCGCCCAGACGTTCGTCGATCTCATCGACCCGGTCACCTGGCGCACCATCCTTCACCACCTGCTGAGCATGATCCTCGGCAGTGTCATGGTCGGGCTGTGGAGCCTGCTGGGCGGCATCGTGCTGAGGCAATGGGGCACAGGCCTCGGATGGCTGGCACTCCTCATCGGTCTGCCCGTGCTCGTCGCCTACATCTACTTCGCCGGCATACTCGACCGTCGGCTCTCGATCGAACTGCTCGGGCGCGGCACGACCGCACAACTGCTCGAGAAGGTCGACACCCTCTCGGATGCGCGGCAGGGCGCCGTCGACGCGGCCAGCCTCGAACGTCAGCGCATCGAGCGCAACCTCCACGACGGGGTGCAACCGCAGCTGGTGTCTGTCGCGCTCACCCTGGGCATGGCGAAGTCCAAGTTCGCGAGCGACCCGGATGCGGCATTCGCGCTCCTGGAGCAGGCTCACACCGAGACGAAATCGTCGATAACGGAACTCAGGCAGCTCGCCCGGGGCATCCACCCGGCCGTGCTCACCGACCGCGGCCTCGACGCCGCCCTCTCGGCCGTCGCATCCCGCTGCTCCGTGCCCACGACGATCACGGTCGACGTGCCGGGGCCGGCGGCTGCGGAGGCCGAGGCGGTCATCTACTTCGCCGTCTCGGAGGCGCTCACCAATGTTGCCAAGCATTCCGGGGCATCCGAGTGCACCGTGACAGTGGTGTCCTCGGGCAGCGGTGACGGATGCCGGCTCGTCGCGACAGTCCGCGACAACGGCACCGGCGGCGCCCACATAGGCGAAGGCCTCGGCCAGGGCGGGCTCGCAGGAATGCGCGAACGCGTGCGGGCCGCAGGCGGAACACTTCTCATCGAGAGCCCGACTGGCGGGCCCACTCACATCACCGTGGAGGTGCCATGCGCATCGTAA
- the dapE gene encoding succinyl-diaminopimelate desuccinylase — MLPDPTAVPVLDLSADSISITRQLCDIESVSGNEKAVADAIEAAMRACAHLEVERDGDTVVARTRLGREKRVIIAGHIDTVPLNDNLPTRFETIDGIDYLWGRGTVDMKAGVAVQLKLAVELTEPPVDVTWIWYDNEEVSSDLNGLGRLARNHPELIVGDFAILGEPTRAEVEGGCNGTMRAEIRTRGLRAHSARAWVGHNAIHDAGTVLATLAAYVPREVEVEGLVYREGLNAVRISGGIAGNVIPDECVIEVNYRFAPSRSAAEAEQHLRELFDGLELVVVDSAEGARPGLDSPLSAGFLAAVGGEAAPKYGWTDVARFSALGVPAVNYGPGDPLKAHADDERVELSQIVSCERGLRAWLAGS, encoded by the coding sequence ATGCTCCCGGATCCGACAGCAGTTCCCGTGCTCGACCTCTCCGCCGACTCGATCTCGATAACCCGCCAGCTGTGCGACATCGAATCCGTCTCGGGCAACGAGAAGGCAGTGGCGGATGCCATAGAAGCGGCCATGCGCGCCTGTGCACATCTCGAGGTCGAACGTGACGGCGACACCGTCGTCGCCCGTACGCGCCTGGGTCGCGAGAAGCGCGTCATCATCGCCGGGCACATCGACACCGTTCCGCTGAACGACAACCTGCCGACCCGCTTCGAGACGATCGACGGCATCGACTACCTGTGGGGGCGCGGCACCGTCGACATGAAGGCCGGCGTCGCGGTGCAGCTGAAGCTCGCGGTCGAGCTCACGGAACCACCCGTCGACGTGACCTGGATCTGGTACGACAACGAGGAGGTGTCGAGCGACCTGAACGGGCTCGGTCGTCTCGCCCGCAATCATCCGGAGCTCATCGTCGGCGACTTCGCCATCCTCGGCGAGCCCACGCGGGCCGAGGTCGAGGGCGGCTGCAACGGCACGATGCGCGCGGAGATCCGCACGAGGGGCCTGCGGGCGCATTCGGCCAGAGCCTGGGTCGGCCACAACGCCATCCACGATGCCGGCACCGTTCTGGCGACGCTCGCGGCCTATGTGCCCCGCGAGGTCGAGGTCGAGGGCCTCGTCTACCGGGAGGGCCTCAACGCCGTGCGCATCTCGGGCGGCATCGCCGGCAATGTGATCCCCGACGAGTGCGTCATCGAGGTCAACTACCGTTTCGCGCCCAGCCGCAGCGCGGCCGAGGCCGAACAGCACCTGCGCGAACTGTTCGACGGTCTCGAGCTGGTGGTCGTCGACAGCGCCGAGGGTGCCAGGCCGGGACTCGACTCGCCGCTCTCGGCCGGATTCCTCGCCGCGGTCGGCGGCGAGGCCGCGCCCAAGTACGGCTGGACGGATGTCGCCCGCTTCTCTGCGCTCGGCGTTCCCGCCGTCAACTACGGGCCGGGCGATCCGCTCAAGGCCCACGCCGACGACGAGCGCGTGGAGCTGTCACAGATCGTCTCCTGCGAACGGGGACTGAGAGCCTGGCTCGCCGGCTCATAG
- a CDS encoding response regulator transcription factor: MRIVIAEDSVLLKAGLERLLNDAGHTVLAAVENAEDLLKAVSEHSPDLAVVDVRMPPTYTDEGIRAAVLIRAQNPEVSVLVLSQYVEERYAGELIADNSNGLGYLLKDRVADVEEFLAAVAEVGEGGTVLDPEVVAQIVIRSRRGSDLDALTTRERGVLQLMAEGRSNIAIAKELFIVEGSVEKHISSIFQKLGLPIEDSGNRRVLAVLRYLNSRPERN; encoded by the coding sequence ATGCGCATCGTAATCGCCGAAGACTCCGTGCTGCTCAAAGCGGGGCTGGAGCGCCTTCTCAACGATGCCGGGCACACCGTGCTCGCCGCCGTCGAGAACGCCGAAGACCTGCTCAAGGCGGTCAGCGAGCACAGCCCCGACCTCGCCGTCGTCGACGTGCGGATGCCGCCGACATACACGGATGAGGGCATCCGGGCAGCCGTGCTCATCAGGGCGCAGAACCCGGAGGTGTCGGTGCTGGTGCTCTCGCAGTATGTGGAAGAGCGCTACGCCGGCGAGCTCATCGCCGACAACTCGAACGGCCTCGGCTACCTGCTCAAGGACAGGGTCGCCGACGTCGAGGAGTTCCTCGCCGCCGTCGCCGAGGTGGGGGAGGGCGGAACCGTTCTCGACCCGGAGGTGGTCGCGCAGATCGTGATCCGCTCGCGGCGCGGCAGCGACCTCGACGCCCTCACCACGCGGGAACGCGGGGTGCTGCAACTCATGGCGGAGGGCCGCTCGAACATCGCCATCGCGAAGGAGCTCTTCATCGTGGAGGGCTCCGTCGAGAAGCACATCTCATCCATCTTCCAGAAGCTCGGACTGCCCATCGAGGACAGCGGAAACCGGCGCGTACTCGCCGTGCTCCGCTATCTGAACAGCCGTCCAGAACGAAACTGA
- a CDS encoding Mrp/NBP35 family ATP-binding protein gives MSEPADAAVTSEAAVREALTRVIDPEIRRPITELDMVGDVTVDGGRASVTIKLTIVGCPAADRIESDVREAVASVPGVSEALVDVTVMTPTERRALTERLQGGRQRTVQFGPDSLTRIYAITSGKGGVGKSTLTANLAVALAGRGLKVGLVDADVFGFSIPGILGIPDAKPTRVGDMILPPIAHGVKVISIGMFVEGSTAVSWRGPMLHRTIQQFLTDVFFGDIDVLLLDLPPGTGDVAISVGQLLPQADVIVVTTPQAAAAEVAERSGLAARQTGQKVFGVIENMAGLPQPDGSVLELFGSGGGAEVAARLGVDVLASIPLSMALREGGDAGMPVVLSHPDNPAAAAIDAVATLIAGRGHGLAGRKLGLTVT, from the coding sequence TTGAGTGAGCCCGCGGATGCTGCCGTGACGTCTGAGGCTGCCGTCCGTGAGGCGCTCACCCGCGTCATCGACCCCGAGATCCGTCGGCCCATAACCGAACTCGACATGGTCGGTGACGTCACCGTCGACGGCGGGCGGGCATCCGTCACCATCAAACTGACGATCGTCGGATGCCCCGCCGCCGACCGCATCGAGAGTGACGTGCGTGAGGCGGTCGCCTCCGTGCCCGGCGTCTCGGAGGCTCTCGTCGACGTGACCGTCATGACTCCGACGGAGCGCCGCGCGCTCACGGAACGCCTCCAGGGTGGCCGGCAGCGCACCGTGCAGTTCGGCCCCGACTCGCTCACCCGCATCTACGCGATCACGAGCGGCAAGGGCGGCGTCGGCAAGTCAACACTCACCGCGAACCTCGCCGTCGCGCTGGCAGGCCGCGGCCTCAAGGTGGGCCTCGTCGACGCGGACGTCTTCGGATTCTCCATCCCCGGCATCCTGGGAATCCCGGATGCGAAACCCACCCGCGTGGGCGACATGATCCTGCCGCCCATCGCGCACGGCGTGAAGGTCATCTCGATCGGCATGTTCGTCGAAGGCTCCACCGCCGTGTCGTGGCGCGGGCCCATGCTGCACCGCACCATCCAGCAGTTCCTCACCGACGTCTTCTTCGGCGACATCGACGTTCTGCTGCTCGACCTGCCACCCGGAACGGGCGACGTGGCCATCTCGGTGGGGCAGCTGCTGCCGCAGGCGGACGTCATCGTCGTCACGACCCCGCAGGCGGCGGCCGCCGAGGTCGCCGAGCGCAGCGGGCTCGCCGCCCGGCAGACCGGCCAGAAGGTGTTCGGGGTGATCGAGAACATGGCGGGCCTCCCCCAGCCCGACGGCAGCGTGCTCGAACTGTTCGGCTCCGGCGGAGGCGCCGAGGTCGCCGCACGGCTCGGCGTTGACGTGCTGGCGAGCATCCCGCTCAGCATGGCGCTGCGCGAAGGCGGCGACGCCGGCATGCCCGTTGTGCTGTCGCATCCGGATAACCCTGCCGCCGCCGCGATCGACGCCGTCGCCACGCTGATCGCCGGCCGCGGCCACGGGCTCGCCGGCCGCAAGCTGGGCCTCACGGTCACGTAG